The Serratia rhizosphaerae genome has a segment encoding these proteins:
- the recX gene encoding recombination regulator RecX, translating to MNDLLSRAMRLLSQRDHSEDELRRKLAAQPFFARAKFSNNTSSPSCDEPIDPAVVEQVIDYCYQHNWLDDRRFATRYIGSRSRKGYGAQRIRSELMQKGVDKEVVQTALAECDIDWCEQAKEVAQRKFGEPLPKEWKDKAKVQRYLLYRGFFQEEIQSIYRDFA from the coding sequence CTGAATGACCTGTTAAGCCGCGCGATGCGCTTGCTGTCACAACGCGATCATAGTGAAGACGAACTGCGCCGCAAACTTGCGGCGCAGCCGTTTTTCGCCCGCGCCAAATTCTCCAACAACACTTCTTCCCCATCTTGCGATGAACCCATCGACCCAGCCGTTGTCGAACAAGTCATTGATTATTGTTATCAGCATAATTGGTTGGACGATCGGCGTTTTGCGACGCGCTATATAGGTAGCCGCAGCCGTAAGGGATACGGCGCGCAGCGCATTCGTTCCGAGCTGATGCAAAAGGGTGTGGATAAAGAGGTAGTGCAGACGGCGTTGGCCGAATGTGACATTGACTGGTGCGAACAGGCCAAAGAGGTTGCGCAGCGTAAGTTTGGCGAACCATTACCGAAAGAGTGGAAAGACAAAGCCAAAGTGCAGCGTTATCTGCTTTATCGCGGCTTTTTTCAGGAAGAAATTCAGTCGATTTACCGTGATTTTGCGTAA
- the recA gene encoding recombinase RecA: MAIDENKQKALAAALGQIEKQFGKGSIMRLGEDRSMDVETISTGSLSLDIALGAGGLPMGRIVEIYGPESSGKTTLTLQVIAAAQREGKTCAFIDAEHALDPVYAKKLGVDIDNLLCSQPDTGEQALEICDALTRSGAVDVIIVDSVAALTPKAEIEGEIGDSHMGLAARMMSQAMRKLAGNLKNANTLLIFINQIRMKIGVMFGNPETTTGGNALKFYASVRLDIRRIGAIKEGDEVVGSETRVKVVKNKVAAPFKQAEFQIMYGEGINSRGELIDLGVKHKMIEKAGAWYSYNGDKIGQGKANACNFLKENPAIAAELDKRLRDLLLHSSTVEADEGFDGETETSEEF; this comes from the coding sequence ATGGCTATTGATGAGAACAAGCAAAAGGCGTTAGCTGCGGCACTGGGCCAGATTGAAAAACAATTCGGCAAAGGCTCCATCATGCGTCTGGGTGAAGACCGCTCCATGGATGTGGAAACGATCTCTACCGGCTCACTGTCACTTGATATTGCACTGGGCGCCGGCGGCCTGCCGATGGGCCGTATCGTAGAAATCTACGGGCCGGAATCTTCCGGTAAAACCACCCTGACGCTGCAGGTTATCGCCGCCGCGCAACGTGAAGGCAAAACCTGCGCCTTTATCGATGCCGAACACGCGCTGGATCCGGTGTATGCGAAAAAGCTGGGCGTAGATATTGATAATCTGCTGTGTTCTCAGCCAGACACCGGCGAGCAGGCGCTGGAAATCTGTGACGCGCTGACCCGTTCCGGCGCGGTTGACGTGATCATCGTCGACTCCGTTGCGGCGCTGACGCCAAAAGCGGAAATCGAAGGTGAAATCGGTGATTCGCACATGGGTCTGGCGGCGCGTATGATGAGCCAGGCGATGCGTAAGCTGGCCGGCAACCTGAAAAACGCTAACACGCTGCTGATCTTCATCAACCAAATCCGTATGAAAATCGGCGTGATGTTCGGCAACCCGGAAACCACCACCGGCGGCAACGCGCTGAAATTCTATGCCTCTGTCCGTCTGGATATCCGCCGTATCGGCGCGATTAAAGAGGGTGATGAAGTGGTCGGCAGCGAAACCCGCGTAAAAGTGGTGAAGAACAAGGTTGCCGCGCCGTTCAAACAGGCTGAATTCCAGATCATGTACGGCGAAGGCATCAACAGCCGTGGTGAGCTGATTGACCTGGGTGTGAAGCACAAGATGATTGAAAAAGCCGGCGCCTGGTACAGCTACAACGGTGATAAAATTGGCCAGGGCAAGGCGAATGCCTGCAACTTCCTGAAGGAAAACCCGGCGATTGCCGCCGAGCTGGACAAAAGGCTGCGCGATCTGCTGCTGCACAGCAGCACCGTCGAAGCGGATGAAGGCTTCGATGGCGAAACTGAAACCAGCGAAGAGTTTTAA
- the pncC gene encoding nicotinamide-nucleotide amidase encodes MSEESLRKLSVAVGDKLKAGGRWITAAESCTGGGIAKAITDIAGSSAYFDRGFVTYSNRAKHQLLGVSESTLQVHGAVSEAVVREMAQGALHAADADIALSVSGIAGPDGGSAAKPVGTVWFGFAERSGRVLACERRFSGDRDAVRLQATVFALQTVLDEFL; translated from the coding sequence ATGAGCGAAGAGAGCCTGCGTAAACTTAGCGTGGCCGTCGGCGACAAATTAAAGGCAGGCGGACGCTGGATCACGGCGGCGGAGTCCTGCACCGGCGGCGGCATCGCCAAGGCGATCACCGATATTGCCGGCAGCTCCGCCTATTTCGACCGCGGTTTCGTGACCTACAGTAACCGGGCGAAGCACCAGTTGCTGGGCGTCTCCGAAAGTACGCTGCAGGTGCATGGCGCGGTCAGCGAAGCGGTAGTGCGTGAGATGGCGCAGGGCGCGCTGCATGCGGCGGACGCCGACATTGCGCTGTCGGTCAGCGGCATCGCCGGGCCGGACGGCGGCAGCGCGGCGAAACCGGTCGGCACCGTATGGTTTGGCTTTGCCGAGCGCTCGGGCCGGGTGCTGGCGTGCGAGCGGCGTTTCAGCGGCGATCGCGACGCCGTCCGGCTGCAGGCGACAGTTTTCGCACTGCAAACCGTGCTTGACGAATTTTTGTAA
- a CDS encoding MFS transporter: MKKTFGVFFPLYTTTLLMLLGSGLLTTYISLRLTSIHVTGGLIGAITAANYIGLVIGGKVGHFLIARVGHIRAYVSCAGIITAAVLGHGLTEFIPIWVVLRMIIGLCMMCQFMVLESWLNDQAESNQRGVVFGFYMAATYLGLSLGQVVLMLQTDLGITTLLIIALCFALCLVPIALTTRTNVRHMSPAPLELLYFIRNIPSVLTNTLVIGMVVGSFYGLAPVYTSQQNLSTQHTGLFMALAIFAGLVAQFPLSWLSDRYNRTLLMRLNAILLVLAALPLAILPHITFPLLLAIGFVVSMLQFTLYPLAVALANDLVEPERRVSLAACLLMAFGVGASIGPLTVGMLIQPLGGNILYVFFALCGVLIVGFSRTVKEDESQFVDDAPLPHIPMPDSLVSSPLSPALNPTFDEQTIHDTMPPPEAAPDPVEPEPAAENTEATDEETAEAPAQGADPDEDTGLKKAYTML, translated from the coding sequence GTGAAAAAAACGTTTGGCGTATTCTTTCCGTTATATACCACAACGCTGCTGATGCTGCTTGGCTCCGGGCTGCTGACCACCTATATCTCTTTGCGCCTGACCTCGATTCACGTCACCGGCGGCCTGATCGGTGCCATTACCGCCGCCAACTATATCGGGCTGGTGATCGGCGGCAAGGTCGGTCATTTTTTGATTGCGCGCGTCGGGCATATCCGCGCCTACGTCTCCTGTGCGGGCATTATTACCGCCGCGGTGCTGGGGCACGGTTTGACCGAATTCATCCCGATTTGGGTGGTGCTGCGGATGATTATCGGCCTGTGCATGATGTGTCAGTTTATGGTGCTGGAAAGCTGGCTTAACGATCAGGCCGAATCCAATCAGCGCGGCGTGGTTTTCGGCTTCTATATGGCCGCCACCTATCTGGGCCTGTCTCTGGGCCAGGTGGTGCTGATGCTGCAAACCGATCTGGGCATCACCACCCTGCTGATTATCGCCCTGTGCTTCGCGCTCTGCCTGGTGCCCATCGCCCTTACCACCCGCACCAATGTCCGCCATATGTCGCCGGCGCCGCTGGAGCTGCTCTACTTTATTCGCAACATCCCCAGCGTGCTGACCAATACGCTGGTTATCGGCATGGTGGTAGGCTCGTTCTACGGCCTGGCACCGGTGTATACCAGCCAGCAGAATTTAAGTACCCAACATACCGGCCTGTTTATGGCGCTGGCGATTTTCGCCGGCCTGGTGGCGCAGTTCCCCTTGAGCTGGCTGTCCGATCGTTACAACCGTACGCTGCTGATGCGCCTTAACGCTATTCTGCTGGTGTTAGCGGCGCTGCCGCTGGCGATTTTGCCGCACATCACTTTCCCGCTGCTGCTGGCTATCGGTTTTGTCGTCAGCATGCTGCAGTTTACGCTGTATCCGCTGGCGGTGGCGCTGGCCAACGACCTGGTCGAGCCGGAGCGCCGTGTGTCACTGGCGGCCTGTCTGCTGATGGCCTTCGGCGTGGGCGCCAGCATCGGGCCGCTGACGGTCGGCATGCTGATCCAGCCGCTGGGCGGCAATATTCTGTATGTATTTTTCGCCCTGTGCGGCGTGCTGATTGTCGGCTTTAGCCGCACGGTGAAAGAGGATGAATCGCAGTTTGTCGACGATGCGCCGCTGCCGCACATTCCGATGCCGGACAGCCTGGTCAGTTCGCCGCTGTCGCCGGCGTTGAACCCGACCTTCGATGAACAAACGATTCATGACACCATGCCGCCACCGGAAGCCGCACCAGATCCGGTCGAACCGGAACCCGCCGCAGAGAATACGGAAGCGACGGATGAGGAAACGGCAGAAGCGCCCGCCCAAGGCGCGGACCCAGATGAGGACACCGGGCTGAAAAAAGCCTACACCATGCTGTAG